The Anoplopoma fimbria isolate UVic2021 breed Golden Eagle Sablefish chromosome 5, Afim_UVic_2022, whole genome shotgun sequence genome contains a region encoding:
- the LOC129091347 gene encoding glucose-induced degradation protein 4 homolog, with product MPVPAGYVSDSPAAAFTSSASLTPPPPINTQQPGVVTSLLYSGSKFRGHQKSKGNSYDVEVVLQHVTMEDSYLCGYLKIKGLTEEYPTLTTFFAGEIISRKRPFLTRKWDADEDVDRKHWGKFQAFFQYAKTFNSDDFDYEDLKNSDYIFMRWKEQFLVPDHTIKDISGASFAGFYYICFQKSTATIEGYYYHRSSEWYQSLNLTHVPEHSAAIYEFR from the exons ATGCCCGTCCCCGCTGGATACGTCAGCGACTCCCCGGCCGCGGCCTTCACATCCTCGGCCTCGCTTACTCCGCCGCCGCCGATAAACACCCAGCAGCCCGGTGTTGTCACCTCACTGCTGTACAGCGGTTCCAAATTCAGGGGCCACCAGAAGAGCAAAGGGAACTCTTACGACGTGGAGGTTGTTTTGCAG CATGTCACCATGGAGGATTCCTACTTGTGTGGCTACCTGAAGATAAAAGGACTGACTGAG GAATACCCAACTCTGACCACGTTCTTCGCCGGAGAGATCATTAGCAGGAAGCGGCCGTTTCTCACGCGGAAATGGGACGCAGATGAGGATGTGGATCGTAAGCACTGG GGCAAGTTCCAGGCTTTCTTCCAGTATGCCAAGACATTCAACTCGGATGATTTCGACTATGAGGATCTGAAGAACTCTGACTATATTTTCATGAGGTGGAAG GAGCAGTTCCTGGTCCCCGACCACACAATAAAAGACATCAGCGGAGCTTCCTTTGCTGGATTCTACTACATATGCTTCCAGAAATCCACAGCAACGATCGAGGGCTACTACTATCACAGGAGCTCTGAATG GTACCAGTCTCTAAACCTCACCCACGTTCCCGAGCACAGTGCAGCCATCTATGAGTTCCGGTGA
- the atpaf2 gene encoding ATP synthase mitochondrial F1 complex assembly factor 2 has product MTAAMLRSLVRLQSHFGNILSPSKMCPRSQQFGFALSYSSATAERKRFYQDVSISQGEGGLYEINLDRRKLKTPGGKLFTVPNETLAIAVATEWDAQKDTLKFYTMHLSTLCNTALDNPTQRNKDQMISAALKFLETDTVCYRVDEPYGLVELQKNEWDPVLHWMENRYDVTIGSSSSILGPEIPEATKNTFRQHLKSYNFWSLTGLEYVITQLKSVVLTMGMIDRHLTVEQAVLLSRLEEEYQIQHWGNVEWAHDYDMYELRARTAAGALFVHLASESSTVKRKLMQD; this is encoded by the exons ATGACCGCCGCTATGTTGAGGAGCCTTGTTAGACTTCAAAGCCATTTTGGAAACATCCTCTCTCCAAGTAAAATGTGCCCAAGAAGTCAGCAATTTGGCTTTGCTCTGAGTTACTCCTCAGCCACGGCAG aaagaaaaagattttaTCAAGATGTCAGTATATCCCAAGGTGAAG gtgGTTTATATGAGATAAACCTAGACAGAAGAAAACTGAAAACGCCAGGAGGGAAACTGTTCACGGTGCCAAATGAAACCCTGGCCATCGCCGTGGCGACCGAGTGGGATGCTCAAAAGGACACACTCAAGTTCTACACCATGCACCTG AGTACACTATGCAACACAGCTCTGGACAATCCCACCCAACGTAACAAGGACCAAATGATCAGTGCTGCCCTGAAGTTCCTGGAGACTGACACTGTCTG tTACAGAGTAGATGAGCCCTACGGTTTGGTTGAGCTACAGAAGAATGAGTGGGACCCTGTGCTGCACTGGATGGAAAACAG ATATGATGTCACTATTGGCTCCTCGTCCAGTATTTTGGGTCCTGAGATCCCAGAAGCAACCAAAAACACTTTTCGGCAACACCTGAAGTCTTACAACTTCTGGTCCCTGACAG GGCTCGAGTATGTGATCACCCAGCTAAAGTCTGTTGTGCTGACAATGGGCATGATTGACAGACATCTGACTGTGGAACAGGCTGTGCTTCTCTCCAGACTGGAGGAGGAATACCAG ATTCAGCACTGGGGAAACGTGGAGTGGGCCCACGACTATGACATGTATGAGCTGAGGGCACGAACTGCAGCTGGAGCTCTTTTTGTTCACCTCGCTTCTGAGAGTTCAACAGTCAAGCGCAAACTTATGCAGGACTGA